The window CTTGGTCAGAAACATGCCCGAGCCGAAGGCGGCCACGGCCAGCACCGCCAGGACCAGGGCTCCCAGCACGAACAGGCCGATCATGCTCTTGTTGACTTTGGTGCTCACGCGGACGCTTCCTTCTGGCCGTGGGCCGGGCGTCTATTCCTTGCCCCTGGTGAGGAAGCGCCTCAGCAGGGGGTCGGTGGTGGTTTCCAGCAGGGTGGTGGGGTTGCCGCTGGCCGTCATGGTGCGGGTCTCCACGTCCAGGTAGACCGAGTTGCTGCCGATGTCGAAGATGCTGGCCAACTCGTGGGTGACCACCACGAAGGTGGCCTTGAGGCTGTCGCGCAGCTCCAGGATCAGCTCATCGAGCAGATGGGCGCTCACCGGGTCCAGCCCGGCGGAGGGCTCGTCGAAGAAAAGGATGTCCGGGTCCAGGGCCATGGCCCGGGCCAGGCCCGCGCGCTTGCACATGCCGCCGCTGATCTCGGAGGGGTAGAAGTCCTCGAAGCCGGAGAGCCCCACCAGGGCCAGCTTGAGCGAGGCCAGCTCGCGGATGTCCTTGGCGGGCAGCGAGGTGTACTGCTGCAGCGGCAGGGAGATGTTCTCGGCCAGGGTCATGGAGCTGAACAAGGCCCCGCTCTGGAAGAGCACGCCGGTGCGCCGCAGGATGGCGGAGCGTTTCTCGTCGTCCACGTCCCACAGGCTGCCCTGGCGGTAGGTCACGGAGCCTAGGGCGGGCTCCTTGAGCCCCACCAGCACGCGCAGCAGCGTGCTCTTGCCGCAGCCGCTGCCGCCCATGATGATGAAGATGTCGCCCTGCTTCACGGTGAAGTTGAGGTCGCGCATGATGACGAAGTCGCCGTAGGCGACGGTCAGGTTGCTGACCTGGATGCGCGGTTCGGCGGTGCTGGAGTCTGCTTGCATGGCCTAGAATCCCAGTATTTCGCAGAGCACGGTCAGCACGGCCGTGGCGATGATGATGCTCATGATGCTCGTGACCACCGCCGAGGTGGTGGCCTGGCCCACGCCCAGGGCGCTGCGCCCGCAGCGCATGCCCCGGTAGCACCCGGCCAGGGCGATGAGCACGCCGAACACGGTGCTGTGCGTGAGCCCGATCCAGAAGTTGGCCAGCGGCACGGACTGCCAGGTGGTGGTGAGGTATTGCAAAGGGTTGATGTCCAGCATGACCACGCCCACGATGAACCCGCCCAGCACGCCCATGAGGTCGGCGTAGACGCACAGCAGCGGCATCATGAGCACCAGGGCCAGCATGCGCGGCAGCACCAGGAACTCCGTGGGGGAGAAGCCGAAGGTGCGCAGGGCGTCGATCTCCTCGTTGACCTGCATGGTGCCGAGTTCGGCGGCGAAGGCCGCGCCGGTGCGGCCCGCCATGATGATGCCGGTCATGATGGCGCCCATGACCCGGACCATGGCGATGCCCACGATGGTGGAGACGTAGATCTGCGCCCCGAACTGGCGCAGCTGGATGGCGCCCACGAAGGCCAGGATCAGCCCCACGAGCAGGCTGATGAGCGAGACGATGGGCAGCGCGTCCAGCCCGCTCTGCTTGATGAGCGAGAGCAGCTCCGAGCGCTGGAACACGGCCCTGCCCCGGACCAGGTTCAGGCAGGCCAGGGTGACGTCGCCCAGGAATTCGGTCAGGCCCTCGAAGCCGTCGCGCACCGAGAGGGCCAGGCCGCCCATGCGCTCCAGGAAGGGCTCGCTCACGGCGTGGCGCGCCGCGCCCTTGCGCTCGGGCACCTTGGCCGCCAGGTCCAGCAGGGCGGCCACGCCCTCGGGCAGGCCGGAGAGGTCCGCCTGGACGCCCGCGGCGGCCGCCTTGGCGAGCACGGCGCGCAGGGCGCTCATAAGCGAGCTGTCCCACCCGGTGACGCCGGAGGATTCGAAGGTGAGCCGCGCGGGGCGGGGAACGGCCTCCAGGGCTCGCAGCAGCGCCGCCGGGGAGGTGTCGGGCGCTGGAGCCGGGGATGTGATGAGCCACGGCCCGGAAAGGGTGGCCAGCAAAACTCCGGCGGAGGCGCTCACCCGGCAGGAAGGCGCCGGGCTGTTGGTATCTGGACGCTGCATGTGTGTGGTTCCTGGAAGATCAGCGGCACTGTGGCAAAAGAGGCTCCAAAGATCAACGGCGCATCCCTTTTTTGGCTCTGCCTGCGCCTGGAATCACGGCGGTCTTTACGCCAGGGGGCGCTTGGCTTAGGCAGTCCCTTCCGGCGCGCTCGGGCGCCCCGGCAAGGGAGGGACCGAATGGACCGCACCGCCTTGGGGCGCTGGCTGCCCGCCGCTTCGCTGACGCTGGCCATGATCCTGTGGGGCAGCTCCTTCATCGCGCTGAAGATCGCCTTCGCGGGGCTGCCGCCGTTCTTCGTCATGTTCGCGCGCATGGCCGTGGCCACGGCCTTCCTTGCCTGCTTCTACACGCGCTTCCGCAACGTGCGCTACCACAAGGGCGACTGGAAGCTGATCCTGCTCATGGCGGGGTTTGAGCCCTGCCTCTACTTCGTGTTCGAGGCCACGGCCCTGCTGAACACCTCGGCCTCGCAGGCGGGCATGGTCATGGCCACGCTGCCGCTCATCGCGGCGGTGGCGGCGCGGCTCATCCTCAAGGAGCGCCTGCACGGGCGGGGCCTGGCCGGTTTCGCCGTGGCCATCGGCGGGGTCGTGGCCCTGACCGTCAGCGGCAGCCCCAGCGAGCACGCCCCGCACCCCGTTCTGGGCAACTTCCTGGAGTTTTTGGCCATCTGCTGCGCCTCGGGCTACTTCATCGTGCTCAAGCGCCTGCTGGACCGCTACAATCCCTGGTTCCTGACCTCCATGCAGGCCGTGGTGGGCATGGTCTTCTTCGCGCCCGCGCTCCTGCTGCCATCGGGCCGCCCCGGGCCGGACGTGGGCGCGGCGCCCATCCTGGCCACCGTCTACCTGGGCCTGGCCGTGACCCTGGGGGCCTACGGCTGCTACAACTACGGGGTCAGCCGCATCCCCGTGAGCAGGGCCTCGGCCTACATCAACCTGATACCGGTGATCACCCTGGTCATGGCCTGGCTGTTCCTGGGGGAGAGGCTCTCCCTGGCCGAATACCTGGCTTCGGGGATCGTGGTGGCCGGGGTGGCTCTCAGCCAGACCGGGAACAGGCAGGAGGCCTGAGCTCTCGGGCCTTGGGGCGGGGCGGGAGAGACGGGGGCTGGCTAGGGCCGGGCGCGGCGATTCTTGCGGGCCAGGTAGAGCGCGGCGGCGCCGATCACGAGCAGGACGGCCCAGGGGTGCTGGAAGCTCATGGGCAGGCCGATGCCCGCTACGGCAAGGGGAAGGGCCTGGCCGAAGAAGGCGTCATTGCTCATGGGCCCCGCCGGGGCGCAGGGATGGGGCAGCGCGCCGCCGAGGTGGACCTCCACGATGTAGAGCAGCAGAAAGCACACGGACAGGATGAGGATCAAAGCCATGATGCGCCTCTCGGGCAAGACCGGATGACGCCCCCTTACCCCCGCCGCGCGGGAGGGCCAACCAGGGCACCGATAGAACTGTTTTCGTGACCTTCGTTTTTTGCGCAATCCGCCGTGCCGCTCTTGTTCCGGGCCCGGGGCGGTGCTAAGGCTCGCTTATATGGCCCCTGCCGTCGCAATAGCCGGGGCGCAAACAGACGATCCCGGGAGGGACGATTGGATCACGCCAATTTCGTGTTGGACCTCAAGACGGCGCTGACCCTTCTGGGCCTGGGCAACCTTGTCGCGGGGCTGCTGGTCTGGCTGTCGCGCAGGGGCAAATACACGGACCAGGCCGCCATGAGCTTCATGCTGGCCAAGGCCCTGCAGGGGGCCGGGTTCCTGATGCTGGCCGGAGCCGGTGTGTCCGTGGGGGCCCCCGGAGAGGTGGCGGCGAACACCCTTTGCCTGGGCGGCCTGGCCTTCGAGAGCCTGGCCATCATGGCCGTCAAGGGGATCAGGTTCCCGGCGGCCACCGGCCTGTTCGGACTGGGCGCGACGGCGGCCTTCTGCGCATTCCTGCTGCCCGAGACCCAGCCCCTGGCTTCGGCCTACGCCTCCGGCTTCACCGCGCTGGTGCTGCTGCCTGGGCTCCTGGCCCTGTATTTCAGCAGCGGGACCACCCAGTACGACGTGGGCCTGGGGTTCGTTTACCTGGTCATCATCGCGGCCTTCGCCCTGCGCGCCTGGCTGAACCTGACCACCCCGTGGGAGACCGGGGCCCTGCTGGGCGTCCCGGCCCCGACAGTCTGGCGCGGCCTGCGCCTCCTGCTGTTCCTCGCGGGCACGGTGGGGGTCACGCTGCTCTTCCAGGACCGCTCCGACGCCCAGGCCGAGCGCAACGTCACCTTCGACGCCCTCACCGGCGCCTTCACCCGCAATTTCTTCCTGGAGGAGACCCAGCGCGCCCTGAACCTGGCCACCAGGCGCAAGAGCAGGCTGGCCATCCTCCTGTTCGACGTGGACCGCTTCACCGCCATCAACGATTCCCTTGGCTACCGCAAGGGCGACGCGGTGCTCTCCTCCCTGGCGCAGACCCTGCGCAGGACGCTCAGGCCCTACGACATCCTGGGGCGCACCGGCGGCGGAGGCTTCGGGGCGGTGCTGCCCGACGCCACCGAGGAGGACGCGGCGCGGGCCGCCGAACGCGTGCGCGCGGCCCTGGCCGAGCGCGCCAAGCAGGAGCCCGGGGTGCCGGGGTTCACCGTGAGCGTGGGCGTGTGCTCAGAGGTGCCCGAGCCGGGCGCCATGGCCGAGGCTTTCATGGGCTGCGGCGAGAAGGCCCTGGTCAAGGCCAAGAAGCTTGGGCGCGACAGGGTGGAGTACTACCGGGATGGGGAGCCGGGACAGGCCGCCTGAGCCCGGCCCTTCCACAGCAAAACAATGGGCCGCCCCGGTCGGGGCGGCCCTGGCGGTCAACGCGGCTGAGCGGCGTGGTTCAGGACTGGATGGGCACGGAGGTGGACTTTGACGGCTCCCTCTTGGGCAGCGTCACGGTGAGCACGCCCTTGTCGAACTTGGCCGTGACCCCGTCGTCCTTGACGGCCGAAGGCAGGGGGATGGAGCGGAAGAAGCTGCCGTAGCTGCGTTCGATGCGGTGGTAGTTCTCCTTCTTCTCCTCCTCTTCGAACTTCTTTTCGCCCTGGATGGTCAGCACGTCGTTCTGCAAGGTGACGTTGACATCCTTGGGTTCGAGGCCGGGCAGCTCCGCCTTGACCTGGATCTCGGCGTCGGTCTCGCTGATGTCCACGGCCGGGTAGCGGGCCTCCTTGGAGAAGGGCATGGCCGGAAAGTTGCCGAAGGGCTCACGCCAGAAATCCTCCATGAGGTCGGCAATGCTGGTGGGACGCTTGGTGGCCAGGGACTGTCTGCGCAGGCTGGGCAGGAAATCCTTGAACATATGCTACCTCCTGTGATGTATGGATTTTTTATGAGACCAAGTTAAGTTTAACACGTCTTGAGGCGCAGTCAACACGCCAGACGGACGGGAGCGCCCATGTCTGACGGATTCGAGATATACAGGGCTTTCGGCCCGTTGGGGGATCCCCAGGTCAGCAAGGCCTTCACCATCGACATCCCGGGCAGGGGCGTCGTGGATTCGCCCTCGGCGGTGTTCTGCAATCTGGGCTCCTGCTTCGCGGCCCACGTGGAGGACGTGTTCCGCCTCTATGGGGTCAACAGCTACTTCCGCACCGAGACCTGCAAGCACTTCAGCGCGGAGAGCATGCTCCAGGTGCTGGACAGGCTGGCGGAGGGGCGCCGGGGCCTGGCGGACGATGAACTGTACGCCTACGAGGACGAGCTCGGGGGCCTGCGCCCGACAGGCTACCATTTTCTGGACCGCTTCCACGGGGGCAGGGCCGCGCTGGAGGCGCGCCTGGCCTGGCTGGACGACCAGCTGCTGGCCAACATCCGCAAGTGCACCCACATGATCGTGACCCTGGGCATCGCCAACGTGGTGCGGCTCAAGGCCACGGGCCGGTGCGTGAACAGGGTGGCCGGAATGCCCGCCGGGCTCTACGAGGTGACCCGCCACAGCGTGGACGAGGAGCTCGGGCACCTGCAGGCCCTGGTGGAGCGCGTCAGGGGGCTCAGGGGCGGCTCCTGCCCGGCGATGTTCTTCACCATCTCGCCGCAGCGCTACATGTTCCACCCCCAGTTCGACTTCGACACCCGCGACGACTCCTGCATGGCCCGGTTCACGGATTCGCCCTACGTTGAGAACTGCGTCTCCAAGGCCACCCTGCGCGTGGCGGTGGACATGCTGCTCAAGGCCAACCCGGGGCTGCCCCTGTACTACTTCCCGGCCTACGAGATCGTCATCGACGAGCTGCGCGCGCAGGAGAGCTTCACCGGCAAGGACGCGGCCTCCGTCACCTGGCCGCTCACGCCCAGGTACGTGGCCAAGCGGTTCCTCCAGTCCTACTTCTCCCCGGAGTGCCTGCGCCAGATCACCCTGCTGGACAGGCTGCACGTGTTCGCGGCCTCCACGCGGCAGCTGCGGGAGAGCAAGCCCGGCTACGTGCTCGGGAGCCTGCGCCGCGACTTCGTGGACGGGCTGGGGGAGCTGGGCGCCACCTGGCGGGACTACAACGCGGCCTACGTGCGCCACCTGCACGCCATGGCCGTGGACCTGGGCTGCGAAGAGACCGCCCTGCGGGCGGCCCGGGCCTTCTTCAGGGGCGCGCGGACCGTGGCGGTGTGGGGCGTTTCAGGGTACTATGCGAAGTACGTCTCGCCCCTGGTGCGGTCGCTGGGCGGCGAAGTCCGCTTCGTGCTGGCCGACGCCGACCCCGCCAAGGCCGGGAGCGTGGTGGACGGGCTCGCTGTGCGGGAGCCCTCCGCACTGCGGGAGGAGGCCCCCGAAATACTCGTCGTGGCCTCCTCCAGCCGGGAGGATATCGTGGAGCAGGCGGACGCGCTGGGTCTTTGCGCCCGCATTTTCTGAGGCCCGGCCCGGGCGGCGCCCAACAAACCGAAAGGGGTTCACGAGATGACCGAAGGCCTTTCCCCCCATGCCCTGGACCTGGGGTGCCTGTTCCTCTCCATCCTGATGTTCACGGGCTACAACGTCTTTATCTGGTGGAAGCTCAAGTCGAACCCGATCTACACCATCCAGGGGGCCACCAACCTGGCCCGCAGGGCCTGGGTGGTGCAGATCATGGAGGAGAAGAACGACATCCTGGCCGTGCAGACCCTGCGCAACTCCACCATGGCCGGGACCTTCCTGGCCTCCACGGCCATACTGCTCTCGGTGGGCGTGCTGAGCCTCACCGGGCAGGCGGAGAACCTGGGCCAGACCTGGCATTCGCTCAACATCCTGGGCTCCACCCAGAAGAACACCCTGGCGCTCAAGCTCCTGGTGCTGCTGGTCAACCTGTTCATCGCCTTCTTCAGCTTCTCCTCCTCCATCCGGCTCTACAATCACGTGGGCTTCATGATCAACGTGCCCTGCACGGACGGCAACTACAGCACTTCGCTGACCTTCGTGGCCATGCAGCTCAACCGAGCGGCCCGGCACTTCCACAACGGGATGCTGGCCTTCTACTACCTGGTGCCGCTGATCTTCTGGATTTTCGGGCCGCTGTTCCTGCTGGGCAGCACGGTGCTGATGATCGGCGTGGTCTACCGCCTGGACAGGACGCCCAAGCTCTACTGCGACTACATCACCGCCTATGAGCAGATGAGCTGCAAGCTGTAGCGGGCGCGGCGCCCTGCCGGGCCTTGTGGGCGAAGGCGCTCCGGGGTTAGAGGTGGAGGAAGCCCGGCCCGGCCGGAAAACCGGAACCCCCAGAAAACGAGGAGGGGAGCGATGCTGCGATTCCATGTGGACGGGGATTTGTGCATACGCTGCGGGGAGTGCGCGGCGGACTGCCCCGCAGGCGTCATCGCCCTGGACGACCTGCCCGCCATCACCAACGAGGAAGGCTGCTACCGCTGCCTGCACTGCTACATGGTCTGCCCCACAGCGGCCGTCTCGATCCTTGGCTGCGATCCCCGGGAGGCCGACGAGACAAGGAACCTGCCCGCCCCGGAGCAGGTGGCCGACCTGATCCGCTGGCGCAGGTCCGTGCGGCGCTACAAGGACGAGAACCTGCCCCCCGAGCTGATCGACAGCCTGCTGCAGACCGCCTGCCACGCCCCCACCGGGGTCAACGCGCAGGATGTGCTCTTCACCGTGGTCCGCGACAAGGCCCGCATGGCTGAATTGGGCAAGGAGATGATGGCCTGCCTGGACAAGCTGGACAAGGCCGGGGAGCTGCCCGGAGGGCTGGCGGGGAAGTACCTGAATTTCGTGGTGCGCGCCTGGAGGGACATGGGGATGGACGTGGTCCTGCGGGGCGCGCCGCACCTGCTGCTCACCAGCGCGCCCAAGGCCGCGCCCTGCCCCGTGCAGGACGTGCACATCGCCCTGGCCCAGTTCGAGCTGCTGGCAAGCGCACACGGCCTGGGCACCCTCTGGGACGGCCTGTTCATGATGGCCCTCTCCGTGTGCCCGCATCTGGTGACGCACCTGGGCGTGCCGGAGGACCACATGCTGGGCTACGCCATGCTCTTCGGCAAGCCCGCCGTGGAGTACCACCGCCCGGCCAAACGCGGCCCCGCCAGGATCAATTACGTGGATTGAGTGCCGAGGCCAAGGAGGGCGAGAGCCCGACGCCTCCGGGTTTTGCCGGCGCAAGGCGGCCATGAGGCGCGGATGCTGCTGCCGAACAGCCAGGACAAGGGGTTGCTGAGAGGCGGCAGCGGTTCGCGTAGGATTTCAAGTCGCCGGGCTTGCCAGCCCAGCGGGAGGCTGTGCTGTGCCTGTAGCCGCGGTCATGATGCGCCGTACCCAGAGAATAATTCCTTTGTCGGCTCGTCGGCAGGAAAAAGGGACTCGATGCGCAGCTCCTGCGTAGTCGCGTCGAGCGGGGTTCCAAGGGTTGTCAGCATTGTGAAGAAAGATGCTCTCAAGTCGTTCTGCTCAAATATTATGCTCAAAATGGGCAGCTCACTGTCAACTGCCCTCAAACAGTCCTTCATCTCTTTCTGCCCTTCTGCAAGTTCCTCATAAAGCGAGAACAACGCCGTGTTGTGGGTGGACAGCGCCTCGCCATGCAACCGATCAAGCATGAAGTCTCGCACCACGTTCCAGTTTTTGATGTGACGGCACAAGCCGTCACTAGAGAACGTGAGTCTGTAAATGTTTTTGTACTTTCTCATTGTATGGTCGCCAACAAGAAGTGATACCAAACGGTTGTACCCGTGGTTCGTCATCAGGATGTCGTATGTGGCGTTGACAACGAAAGCAGGGTACGGATCGTGCTTGTCCAACATGCGACGCAAAGCATGGAGGACCATGGCCATATTCTTTTCCTCGACAGGCTTATCCCCGTATTCTGAAGCATGGCCTGAAGCGGCCAACAGTGAATTCAAGTGTCTGTGCGGCATCTTGAGGACGCCCGCTATCTTGAGAATAATGGCTCGGCTCGGATTGGATTTTCCAGTTTCAATGAAACTCAAATGCCTTGCCGAAACCCCGGCATCCAAAGCCAGGTCCAACTGGCTCACTTTTCGTATCGCGCGCCAGAAACGGATCATACTGCCAGCAGTCTTATCGTTGGTTGCGGTGGCATGAAGATTGTTCATGATCATTACCTCTGAGGTAATTGCTTGATATACCGTACGCGTGTACTTCCTTCCAGACACATGCACAAGCGTAAACAGGAAGGATAGTCAATGCACAACTTCAGGATGTTACTTGCAATTTTCACCGCATGCATATTGAT is drawn from Fundidesulfovibrio soli and contains these coding sequences:
- a CDS encoding ABC transporter ATP-binding protein, whose product is MQADSSTAEPRIQVSNLTVAYGDFVIMRDLNFTVKQGDIFIIMGGSGCGKSTLLRVLVGLKEPALGSVTYRQGSLWDVDDEKRSAILRRTGVLFQSGALFSSMTLAENISLPLQQYTSLPAKDIRELASLKLALVGLSGFEDFYPSEISGGMCKRAGLARAMALDPDILFFDEPSAGLDPVSAHLLDELILELRDSLKATFVVVTHELASIFDIGSNSVYLDVETRTMTASGNPTTLLETTTDPLLRRFLTRGKE
- a CDS encoding DUF599 domain-containing protein, with the translated sequence MTEGLSPHALDLGCLFLSILMFTGYNVFIWWKLKSNPIYTIQGATNLARRAWVVQIMEEKNDILAVQTLRNSTMAGTFLASTAILLSVGVLSLTGQAENLGQTWHSLNILGSTQKNTLALKLLVLLVNLFIAFFSFSSSIRLYNHVGFMINVPCTDGNYSTSLTFVAMQLNRAARHFHNGMLAFYYLVPLIFWIFGPLFLLGSTVLMIGVVYRLDRTPKLYCDYITAYEQMSCKL
- a CDS encoding helix-turn-helix domain-containing protein, translating into MNNLHATATNDKTAGSMIRFWRAIRKVSQLDLALDAGVSARHLSFIETGKSNPSRAIILKIAGVLKMPHRHLNSLLAASGHASEYGDKPVEEKNMAMVLHALRRMLDKHDPYPAFVVNATYDILMTNHGYNRLVSLLVGDHTMRKYKNIYRLTFSSDGLCRHIKNWNVVRDFMLDRLHGEALSTHNTALFSLYEELAEGQKEMKDCLRAVDSELPILSIIFEQNDLRASFFTMLTTLGTPLDATTQELRIESLFPADEPTKELFSGYGAS
- a CDS encoding sensor domain-containing diguanylate cyclase codes for the protein MDHANFVLDLKTALTLLGLGNLVAGLLVWLSRRGKYTDQAAMSFMLAKALQGAGFLMLAGAGVSVGAPGEVAANTLCLGGLAFESLAIMAVKGIRFPAATGLFGLGATAAFCAFLLPETQPLASAYASGFTALVLLPGLLALYFSSGTTQYDVGLGFVYLVIIAAFALRAWLNLTTPWETGALLGVPAPTVWRGLRLLLFLAGTVGVTLLFQDRSDAQAERNVTFDALTGAFTRNFFLEETQRALNLATRRKSRLAILLFDVDRFTAINDSLGYRKGDAVLSSLAQTLRRTLRPYDILGRTGGGGFGAVLPDATEEDAARAAERVRAALAERAKQEPGVPGFTVSVGVCSEVPEPGAMAEAFMGCGEKALVKAKKLGRDRVEYYRDGEPGQAA
- a CDS encoding Hsp20/alpha crystallin family protein gives rise to the protein MFKDFLPSLRRQSLATKRPTSIADLMEDFWREPFGNFPAMPFSKEARYPAVDISETDAEIQVKAELPGLEPKDVNVTLQNDVLTIQGEKKFEEEEKKENYHRIERSYGSFFRSIPLPSAVKDDGVTAKFDKGVLTVTLPKREPSKSTSVPIQS
- a CDS encoding GSCFA domain-containing protein gives rise to the protein MSDGFEIYRAFGPLGDPQVSKAFTIDIPGRGVVDSPSAVFCNLGSCFAAHVEDVFRLYGVNSYFRTETCKHFSAESMLQVLDRLAEGRRGLADDELYAYEDELGGLRPTGYHFLDRFHGGRAALEARLAWLDDQLLANIRKCTHMIVTLGIANVVRLKATGRCVNRVAGMPAGLYEVTRHSVDEELGHLQALVERVRGLRGGSCPAMFFTISPQRYMFHPQFDFDTRDDSCMARFTDSPYVENCVSKATLRVAVDMLLKANPGLPLYYFPAYEIVIDELRAQESFTGKDAASVTWPLTPRYVAKRFLQSYFSPECLRQITLLDRLHVFAASTRQLRESKPGYVLGSLRRDFVDGLGELGATWRDYNAAYVRHLHAMAVDLGCEETALRAARAFFRGARTVAVWGVSGYYAKYVSPLVRSLGGEVRFVLADADPAKAGSVVDGLAVREPSALREEAPEILVVASSSREDIVEQADALGLCARIF
- a CDS encoding MlaE family ABC transporter permease, whose protein sequence is MQRPDTNSPAPSCRVSASAGVLLATLSGPWLITSPAPAPDTSPAALLRALEAVPRPARLTFESSGVTGWDSSLMSALRAVLAKAAAAGVQADLSGLPEGVAALLDLAAKVPERKGAARHAVSEPFLERMGGLALSVRDGFEGLTEFLGDVTLACLNLVRGRAVFQRSELLSLIKQSGLDALPIVSLISLLVGLILAFVGAIQLRQFGAQIYVSTIVGIAMVRVMGAIMTGIIMAGRTGAAFAAELGTMQVNEEIDALRTFGFSPTEFLVLPRMLALVLMMPLLCVYADLMGVLGGFIVGVVMLDINPLQYLTTTWQSVPLANFWIGLTHSTVFGVLIALAGCYRGMRCGRSALGVGQATTSAVVTSIMSIIIATAVLTVLCEILGF
- a CDS encoding nitroreductase family protein, with protein sequence MLRFHVDGDLCIRCGECAADCPAGVIALDDLPAITNEEGCYRCLHCYMVCPTAAVSILGCDPREADETRNLPAPEQVADLIRWRRSVRRYKDENLPPELIDSLLQTACHAPTGVNAQDVLFTVVRDKARMAELGKEMMACLDKLDKAGELPGGLAGKYLNFVVRAWRDMGMDVVLRGAPHLLLTSAPKAAPCPVQDVHIALAQFELLASAHGLGTLWDGLFMMALSVCPHLVTHLGVPEDHMLGYAMLFGKPAVEYHRPAKRGPARINYVD
- a CDS encoding DMT family transporter, with product MDRTALGRWLPAASLTLAMILWGSSFIALKIAFAGLPPFFVMFARMAVATAFLACFYTRFRNVRYHKGDWKLILLMAGFEPCLYFVFEATALLNTSASQAGMVMATLPLIAAVAARLILKERLHGRGLAGFAVAIGGVVALTVSGSPSEHAPHPVLGNFLEFLAICCASGYFIVLKRLLDRYNPWFLTSMQAVVGMVFFAPALLLPSGRPGPDVGAAPILATVYLGLAVTLGAYGCYNYGVSRIPVSRASAYINLIPVITLVMAWLFLGERLSLAEYLASGIVVAGVALSQTGNRQEA